The following are encoded together in the Plasmodium brasilianum strain Bolivian I chromosome 10, whole genome shotgun sequence genome:
- a CDS encoding TFIIH basal transcription factor complex helicase XPB subunit — protein sequence MDASNNYIGKNSYKKGYNRRADILNEDYYAKNVKKRKLKAAKKIISFVLFLFISRDEQDGEVTKKTKSKLKEYYEMRFDKKVINLPFSTDSINVQQRGFHDYSKDMKLKKNHMNKPLWICSDGFIYLEMFNSCSKQASDFLITIAEPICRPELIHEFQLTIFSLYAAISVGITLDELLINLDKFSKNILPNELVHNITKSAESFGKAKLVLRENKYYIEATDKAELDYLLNNNIIKNARIYSNNNSNNNNGSNNNDQKMKNLFNLNNNFLENKQSSENNEANTANNFLSDIVEEKKQKDSYVTYEAPVLDTTQLGFKISESEKQLILEEKRNANENTTEHPGNSSEVYSFEVNCDKIEEVKQEALQTMQRPLLMEYDFRRDKKNPNLICSLKSHVQIRYYQEKALRKMFSNGRSRSGIIVLPCGVGKTLTGITAASTIKKSSLFLTTSAVAVEQWKKQFEDFTNIHPRHIRILTSDYKFDLWPINEAGVLISTYTMLSYSGKRSEQSLKIVNDIKRREWGLLVFDEVQFAPAPSFRRINDIVKSHCKLGLTATLVREDLLIRDLQWIIGPKLYEANWVELQNKGFLAKALCKEIWCSMPSSFYKYYLKSNSFIKRRLYTCNPRKLMMCEYLIKYHEQNNDKIIVFSDNIFALLHIAKTLNKPFIYGKLSPIERIAIINKFKNDSSINTILLSKVGDNAIDIPIANVVIQISFNFASRRQEAQRLGRIIRPKNKANEKKNINDPDSFFYSLVSKDTIEMCYSDKRQRFLINQGYAYNVLSDNIVDFNKLNLVYKNKKIQENLLKCILASTDDGNNDEDDDLFEDPNFKRDNSKTNKTNVNASLSKADEPLKKVDSGSLLKLSSNIDVIFSDKKKTTQKKHADKHILFRKFLNQNR from the exons ATGGATGcttcaaataattatattggaaagaattcttataaaaaaggtTATAATAGGAGAGCAGACATTTTAAATGAGGACTATTATGcgaaaaatgtgaaaaagcGCAAATTAAAGGCGGccaaaaaaat AATTAGCTTCGTTTTGTTTCTTTTCATTAGTAGAGATGAACAAGATGGAGAGGTAACAAAAAAGACGAAAAGCAAGCTTaaagaatattatgaaatgcgttttgataaaaaagtaataaaccTACCGTTCAGTACAGACTCTATAAATGTTCAACAAAGAGGATTTCATGATTATAGCAAAGATatgaaattaaagaaaaatcatATGAACAAACCACTATGGATATGTTCAGAtggttttatatatttagaaatgtTTAATAGTTGCAGTAAACAGGCATCCGATTTTCTTATAACGATAGCTGAACCTATATGTCGACCTGAATTAATTCACGAATTTCAGTTGACtatcttttctttatatGCAGCTATATCTGTAGGAATTACGCTTGATGAattgttaataaatttagaTAAATTTTCCAAGAATATTTTACCAAATGAATTAGTtcataatattacaaaaagtGCTGAATCATTTGGTAAAGCGAAATTGGTACTAAGAGAAAATAAGTATTATATTGAGGCTACAGATAAAGCAGAACtagattatttattaaataataatattattaagaatGCGAGaatttattcaaataataatagtaacaataataatggttctaataataatgatcaaaaaatgaaaaatctatttaacttaaataataactttttagaaaataagCAGAGTAGTGAGAACAACGAAGCTAATACTGcgaacaattttttaagcGATATTGTTGAGGAAAAAAAGCAGAAAGATTCTTATGTTACTTATGAAGCCCCTGTATTGGACACCACTCAGCTCG GATTTAAAATAAGCGAGAGTGAGAAGCAGCTAATACTAGAAGAGAAAAGAAATGCCAACGAAAACACAACTGAGCATCCAGGTAATTCATCGGAAGTTTATTCCTTTGAAGTGAATTGTGATAAAATTGAAGAAGTCAAGCAAGAAGCATTACAAACAATGCAAAGGCCTTTACTAATGGAATACGATTTTCGAAGGGATAAGAAGAATCCtaatttaatttgttctttAAAAAGTCATGTACAGATAAGATATTATCAAGAAAAAGCATTGAGAAAAATGTTTAGCAATGGAAGAAGTAGATCAGGTATAATAGTTTTACCTTGTGGTGTAGGTAAAACGTTAACAGGAATTACAGCAGCTAGTACGATAAAAAAATCTTCGTTATTCTTAACAACGTCAGCAGTAGCTGTTGAGCAATGGAAAAAACAATTTGAagattttacaaatattcaCCCAAGACATATAAGAATTTTAACATCAGATTATAAATTTGATTTATGGCCTATCAACGAAGCAGGTGTATTAATTTCAACGTACACTATGCTATCATATTCAGGTAAAAGAAGTGAGCAAAGTTTAAAAATAgttaatgatataaaaagaagGGAATGGGGTCTATTAGTATTTGATGAAGTACAATTTGCACCTGCACCATCTTTTAGAAGAATAAATGACATTGTAAAATCGCATTGTAAGCTTGGCTTAACAGCAACGTTAGTAAGAGAAGATTTATTAATTAGAGATTTGCAATGGATCATTGGACCTAAATTATATGAAGCGAATTGGGTagaattacaaaataaaggaTTTTTAGCTAAAGCGTTGTGTAAAGAAATATGGTGTAGTATGCCAAGTtccttttataaatattatttgaaatcaaacagttttattaaaagaaggttatatacatgtaaccCTAGGAAACTTATGATGTgtgaatatttaattaaatatcatgaacaaaataatgataaaattattgtatttagtgataatatttttgctttattacATATTGCCAAAACGTTAAATAAACCATTTATATATGGCAAACTTTCTCCTATTGAAAGAATtgcaataataaataaatttaaaaacgaCTCTTCTATTAATACAATTTTGTTAAGTAAAGTTGGGGATAATGCAATCGATATACCTATCGCAAATGTTGTGATtcaaatttcttttaattttgcttCCAGAAGACAAGAGGCACAGAGATTAGGAAGAATTATTCGACCTAAAAATAAAgccaatgaaaaaaaaaatatcaatgaTCCcgattcttttttttatagccTTGTTAGCAAAGATACCATAGAAATGTGTTATTCAGATAAAAGACAAAGGTTTCTGATAAATCAAGGGTATGCTTATAATGTCCTTAGTGATAATATTGttgattttaataaattaaatttagtttataagaataagaaaataCAAGAAAATTTACTCAAGTGCATTTTAGCTAGCACCGATGACGGAAATAATGATGAAGATGATGATTTATTTGAGGAcccaaattttaaaagagatAACTCCAAAACAAATAAGACTAATGTAAATGCTTCGTTAAGTAAGGCGGATGAACCTTTGAAAAAAGTGGACAGTGGAAGCTTGCTAAAATTATCTTCCAATATAGATGTTATATTtagtgataaaaaaaaaactacgCAAAAGAAGCATGCGGATAAGCATATTCTCTTTAGGAAGTTTTTAAATCAGAATCGCTAA
- a CDS encoding dynamin-like protein: MDKLVPIVNKLQNVLSSFISSETLSLPHIAVVGAQSVGKTSLLESLVGLSFMPKGEDIVTRTPIIIQLTNSKADDCYCTLSYCDYENNRVEKHIDDFSVLNDMLVNVTEEITGGNKCIKETPIIIEIHKNDVLDLTLIDLPGLTKVPVGNQPHNVEEQIVNLVNKYIKNPNCIILAVSCANIDLANSDSLKMARSVDPKHERTIGVITKCDMVEKPEIWKKMISGSLYPLKKGFVAVVCRSQKDVEDNISIENSLRKEEEYFNQCIDFSNQMESIMECGIKNLAKKLNNILIEHIKNTVPYLKPKIDALKSIEEEKLLELGEPMDNMNRSEYLAVLVNYITKFSQQYQDIIDGKVFYKDRVDELKGGARIHYIFNDWYIKSLNDFSPLEMLTDEEIRIAIRNSSGPRGALFVPESAFETLIKKLINCLKEPSLRCADQVYEELIKIVDNCKIADMERFTNLKSAINEQVKILLKECLQPTKEMIKNLMLIELSYINTSHPDFLNEHFMKNVYDRDNDYVDELDNIMNTQSNSNKVLNQKRDYQENYTTTSSNNYNNMNYSTIHHHTYKEETKSWKNKEDMKLFKNKEGTKITNIHDTRENVFVLPVIPDKIIPEYSSSSKEIIEIDLIKSLINNYFNIVRKHIADAVPKAIMHFMVNTSRKTMQKVLISNLHNGELFNLFNECSSIKVKRNNCKKNLESLNQAIKMLAEIRNQEI; this comes from the coding sequence ATGGATAAACTAGTTCCAATAGTAAATAAATTGCAAAACGTGCTGTCTTCTTTTATTAGTAGCGAAACATTAAGTCTGCCACATATAGCAGTTGTTGGTGCACAATCAGTAGGAAAAACATCGCTATTAGAATCATTAGTTGGTTTAAGTTTTATGCCTAAAGGAGAAGATATTGTAACTAGAACTCCTATTATAATACAGTTAACTAATTCGAAGGCAGATGATTGTTATTGTACATTATCGTATTGTGATTATGAAAACAATAGAGTAGAAAAGCATATAGATgatttttctgttttaaaTGATATGTTAGTAAATGTTACTGAAGAAATTACAGGAGGAAATAAATGCATTAAAGAAACTCCAATTATTATAGAAATACACAAAAATGATGTTTTAGATTTAACCTTAATTGATTTACCAGGGTTAACGAAAGTCCCTGTTGGTAATCAACCGCACAATGTAGAAGAACAAATTGTTAATttagtaaataaatacataaaaaatccAAACTGTATAATTTTAGCTGTTTCTTGTGCCAATATTGATTTAGCTAATTCTGATAGTTTGAAGATGGCTAGAAGTGTAGACCCAAAACATGAAAGAACAATTGGAGTTATAACAAAATGTGATATGGTTGAAAAACCTGAAATATGGAAGAAAATGATTAGCGGTTCTTTATATCCTTTAAAGAAAGGTTTTGTAGCAGTTGTGTGTAGAAGTCAAAAAGACGTTGAAGATAATATTAGTATTGAAAATTCGTTAAGGAAAGaagaagaatattttaatcaATGTATAGACTTTTCTAATCAAATGGAATCCATTATGGAATGTGGAATAAAGAACTtggcaaaaaaattaaataacatCCTTATagaacatattaaaaatactgTACCATATTTAAAACCCAAAATTGATGCATTAAAAAGTattgaagaagaaaaattattagaattAGGAGAACCTATGGATAACATGAACCGTTCAGAATATTTAGCGGTTCttgttaattatataacGAAATTTTCTCAACAATATCAAGATATCATAGATGGAAAGGTATTCTATAAAGATAGAGTAGACGAATTAAAAGGAGGAGCAagaatacattatatttttaatgattgGTATATAAAATCTTTAAATGATTTTTCCCCATTGGAAATGCTAACGGATGAAGAAATTAGAATAGCTATCCGAAATTCTAGTGGACCTAGGGGTGCACTATTTGTACCAGAAAGTGCCTTTGAAacgttaataaaaaaattaataaactgTCTAAAGGAACCTTCACTTCGTTGTGCAGATCAAGTGTATGAAGAACTTATTAAAATTGTCGATAATTGTAAAATAGCAGATATGGAACGATTTACAAATTTAAAGAGTGCAATAAATGAACAagtcaaaatattattaaaagaatgtTTACAACCAACTaaagaaatgataaaaaatttaatgttaATTGAATTAtcttatattaatacaagTCATCctgattttttaaatgaacattttatgaaaaatgtatatgaCAGAGATAATGATTATGTAGATGAATTagataatataatgaatactcagagtaacagtaataaagTTCTAAATCAAAAAAGAGACTATCAAGAAAATTATACTACTActagtagtaataattataataatatgaactaCTCAACCATTCATCATCATACATATAAAGAAGAAACCAAATcatggaaaaataaagaagatatgaaattattcaaaaataagGAAGGAACAAAAATAACGAATATTCATGATACTAGAGAGaatgtttttgttttacctGTTATTCCAGACAAAATCATACCAGAATATTCTTCCTCATCTAAggaaataatagaaatagatttaataaaatctttaattaataattattttaatatcgTTCGAAAACATATAGCGGATGCAGTTCCGAAGGCCATTATGCACTTTATGGTTAATACGTCAAGGAAAACAATGCAGAAAGTTCTAATATCCAATTTGCATAATGGTGAGCTTTTTAACTTATTTAACGAATGTTCATCTATTAAGGTAAAAAGGAACAactgcaaaaaaaatttggaatCGTTAAACCAGGCTATAAAAATGTTGGCTGAAATTAGGAATCAAGAGATTTAA
- a CDS encoding antigen UB05 → MGSHIQPSRFLDSAVLSLFAMMISASFLYMFSEFYTLSIEQKLLNNKISMANFEYNLTHILLLTICIIILSLKPDYSFYCKLIAKECKRFQGKEESHKSDDSDRIQKKK, encoded by the exons ATGGGGTCACATATTCAACCATCGAGATTTTTAGATA GTGCTGTATTATCCTTGTTTGCTATGATGATTTCGGCATCCTTCCTTTATATGTTTTCGGAATTTTATACGTTATCTATAGAACAGAAATTactaaacaataaaataagtatg GCTAATTTTGAATACAACTTGACGCACATATTGCTCCTAACCATATGCATAATTATTCTTAGTctaaa ACCTGATTATAGCTTTTACTGCAAGCTTATTGCAAAGGAATGTAAAAGATTCCAAGGTAAAGAAGAATCACACAAGAGTGATGACTCCGATCGAattcaaaagaaaaagtaa
- a CDS encoding dynein intermediate chain: MNNKNNIPMEKKKQKKKKDSDKAEHREKEHIKKKNDVTKKKLTLGVKDKIESKNKNENDMKKKNEKENEEKKKIANDTKKRNENDSKTKIIGNDKKNYPLKNNTPFDITVLNKEKENLSEVKGHHKNVNSLISKSTSSSNSSSSSSSSSSSSSSSSSRRNLEKDVNNVVGIDLVDEMSSLIFNDSNAVVINKNYLFTLAQKYLGSEEYLLIKNSLTKYKLDDVLIFKNIQIYYKKNHALVVDEEIFSYFLKKNKNSTDGSDQNDRVNCPVENSEDKEELSCIFIKPKNYISLYEEEIEKEINSTNVTENRKKFKKYIYISKKKKKEVKYEFTDYDNSISIKDNTTPNSTVQERTLDFCSKNSIILREKSCQTYKTVYKNLGVQYNIDFLKKKKEEIMKSNKLQKFLHNVFPIIEKFIIENVIIIEKNAQPNIQSMDILSFKNIKNLNKIFIYTDVKYTTDKVVLFTLYLSLINYLIFIIYINNYSNDSFIEGVNTDSYILVWSYTNYINPLYALISPYQISSAVVNDKGYDLVIAGCSNGLLVIWKLPPNFYGTSILHSKINKKTVDIEPYLFSSIEYSHKREVTTLIFLNDKNLILSEKKISINNQKNSHLLVSISVDGTILIWDATNIEKVEVKNNTKKKEKELTDELYSFKPLFKINTTRPNTEYSLGFTYFHFIEINSHVSSFFAFSEEGEYIIGNMYGCMQKEKNYSIISKINDDYKSFKTLLCVKRNRIIKYLILTLTDTNFYLWKENEEHPLYASPKSNEIYSCCEFSHTKISVIFIGKINGHIEIWNLLEQKNHCICSLSISSYSLTCISIFYNFDSNLFNNMDKKTKVPKVDNDLTTYENFDEVVDTNEYLMSKNEDDVYMYSYNKIIIGDSSGCVFVYEMEESLLNSSKDEIDEFLLWVENRIFVNKQKVKRQLELCEEKEKMKKKKEKNTNERKEQLKAKLDEDYKNVLEKYKSYLLGNKI; this comes from the exons ATgaacaacaaaaataatattcctatggaaaaaaaaaaacaaaaaaaaaaaaaagacagtGACAAGGCTGAACATAGAGAGAAAGAacatataaagaaaaaaaatgatgtaacaaaaaaaaaattaacattaggtgttaaagataaaatagaatcaaaaaataagaatgaaaatgatatgaaaaagaaaaacgaaaaagaaaatgaagaaaaaaagaaaatagctAATGatactaaaaaaagaaatgaaaatgattcaaaaacaaaaattattggtaatgataaaaaaaattatcctttaaaaaataacacaCCGTTTGATATAACTGTATTAAacaaggaaaaggaaaatttgtCTGAAGTAAAAGGCCatcataaaaatgttaattcgTTAATAAG TAAAAGCACTAGTAGTAGTAacagcagtagtagtagtagtagtagtagtagtagtagtagtagtagtagtagtagaaGAA ATCTGGAAAAAGATGTAAATAATGTAGTGGGGATAGATTTAGTAGATGAAATGAGCAGCTTAATATTTAATGATTCCAATGCTGTcgttataaataaaaattatcttttcACTCTCGCTCAAAAATACCTAGGCTCAGAAGAATATTTGTTAATCAAGAACTCGTTAACT aaatacaAACTGGATgatgtattaatttttaaaaacattcaaatatattacaagAAAAATCATGCTTTAGTTGTCGACgaagaaatattttcttatttcctAAAG aaaaataaaaattccaCTGATGGTTCTGATCAAAATGATAGAGTAAATTGCCCCGTGGAAAATTCTGAAGACAAAGAAGAACTAAGTTGCATTTTCATAAaaccaaaaaattatatttcattatatgaagaagaaattgaaaaggaaataaattcAACAAATGTCACtgaaaataggaaaaaatttaaaaaatacatatatattagtaaaaagaaaaaaaaagaagtaaaatatGAGTTCACGGACTATGATAATTCCATATCGATTAAAGATAATACAACA CCTAATTCTACCGTGCAAGAAAGAACGTTAGACTTTTGCTCCAAAAACTCGATTATACTTAGAGAAAAAAGTTGCCAGACATACAAGACagtttacaaaaatttagGTGTTCAATATAACatagattttttaaaaaaaaaaaaagaagaaataatgaaatcaAATAAGTTGCAGAAATTTCTTCATAATGTTTTTCCTATTATTGAAAAGTTCATTATTGAAAATGTCATAATAATAGAGAAAAATGCGCAACCGAATATTCAAAGCATGgatatattatcttttaaaaatattaaaaatttaaataaaatatttatatatacagatgtaaaatatacaacAGATAAAGTAGTTTTGTTTACTCTGTATCTGTCTCTAATAAAttacttaatatttattatatatataaataattatagcaATGACAGTTTCATTGAAGGGGTTAACACAGACAGCTATATACTCGTTTGGTCTTATACAAACTATATTAATCCATTATACGCCTTAATATCTCCATAT caAATTTCCAGCGCGGTTGTAAATGATAAGGGCTACGATTTGGTCATTGCTGGTTGTAGCAACGGATTG TTAGTTATTTGGAAGTTACCCCCAAATTTTTATGGAACCTCTATCTTACATTCCAAAATaa ATAAAAAAACAGTTGACATAGAACCATACTTATTTAGCAGTATAGAATACTCACATAAAAGGGAAGTAACAAcccttatatttttaaacgataaaaatttaatattaagcGAAAAGAAAATATCTATTAACAATCAGAAAAATTCCCACTTATTGGTGTCTATTTCTg TTGATGGGACAATACTAATATGGGATGCAacaaatattgaaaaagttgaagtaaaaaataatacaaagaagaaagaaaaagaattaacAGATGAACTATATAGTTTCAAGCcacttttcaaaataaatactaCTAGACCAAATACAG AGTATTCTTTAGGATTCAcctattttcattttattgaGATAAACTCTCATGTATCCTCGTTTTTTGCCTTTTCC GAAGAAGGGGAATACATAATTGGTAATATGTATGGATGTATGCAGAAGGAGAAAAATTATTCCAttattagtaaaataaatgat gATTACAAAAGTTTTAAGACACTACTATGTGTAAAGAGaaatagaattattaaatactTAATTCTGACTTTAACTGATACCAATTTTTACTTATGGAAAGAAAATGAAGAGCATCCCCTATATGCTTCCCCAAA AAGCAATGAAATATACTCCTGCTGTGAATTTAGTCACACAAAAATAAGTGTCATATTTATAGGGAAAATAAATGGGCATATAGAAATATGGAATTTATTGGAACAAAAAAATCATTGTATATGTTCATTGTCAATTAGCAGTTATAGTTTAACATgtataagtattttttacaatttcgATTCTAATCTATTTAACAATATGGATAAGAAAACTAAAGTTCCCAAGGTTGATAATGATCTTACGACATACGAAAATTTTGATGAGGTTGTAGATACGAATGAATACTTGATGAGCAAAAATGAAGACg atgtatacatgtattccTACAACAAGATAATAATTGGAGATTCGAGTGGATGTGTCTTCGTTTATGAAATGGAAGAAAGCTTATTAAACTCg tCGAAGGACGAAATTGATGAATTTTTACTATGGGTTGAAAACAGAATATTCgtgaataaacaaaaagtaaAGAGACAATTGGAGTTATGCGAA gaaaaagaaaaaatgaaaaagaagaaagaaaaaaat ACAAATGAAAGGAAAGAACAACTCAAAGCTAAACTAGACGAAGattacaaaaatgtattagagaaatataaaagttatttattagggaataaaatatga
- a CDS encoding hypothetical protein (conserved Plasmodium protein), with amino-acid sequence MHLKTHFFSRNNVKIFDNYFVNKLFYSPSLAFFKNVKYLNKLNNVNHIFSPKKCNTHLIEKKYASQQVIIDTIRKAKNKLDRGSLYLLQELINNNCKSLNKERKAKIQKIIDELNVLLTDKTRLTEEKIKILTEKSSKKYKNKEILGLFLTGFFFAIGSVTHSALYLVSVYGLYVLHKASKENNTRLYTERKLSDNKNRLLINRKNIDNLLTIMEQDFVETK; translated from the exons atgcatttaaaaactcattttttttcgcgtaataatgtaaaaatatttgataattattttgtgaataaattattttattcaccATCCTtagctttttttaaaaatgtgaagTACCTTAACAAATTAAACAATGTGAACCATATTTTTTCGCCGAAAAAGTGTAATACGCATctcatagaaaaaaaatatgcttcACAGCAAGTAATAATTGACACAATcagaaaagcaaaaaataaattagatcGTGGTTCTCTGTATTTACTGCAAGAA TTAAtcaataataattgtaaatctttaaataaagaaaggaaagcgaaaattcaaaaaataattgatgAGTTAAATGTTTTGCTAACTGATAAAACGCGTTTGAcggaagaaaaaataaaa ATATTAACCGAAAAAAGttcaaaaaagtataaaaataaagaaattctcggtttatttttaacgggttttttttttgctattgGCTCTGTTACCCATTCTGCTTTATATTTg gTGAGCGTATACGGTCTTTACGTGCTACATAAAGCTTCTAAGGAAAACAATACTAGGCTATATACTGAAAGAAAATTaagtgataataaaaatagattattaattaatagaaaaaacatTGATAATCTTTTAACGATTATGGAACAGGATTTCGTAGaaacaaagtaa
- a CDS encoding enhancer of rudimentary-like protein — MNPGYSDVVLLVQFSRKIESRTFVEYNSLKLALNGICQLYEQAIKENDPSVQRITYNMNDLFLYIDNVQKMTIMLFHQPTWTYKPHDKKWIKQKLVEHIKDQIGQ; from the exons atgaatcCAGGTTATAGCGATGTTGTATTGTTAGTACAGTTTTcaagaaaaatagaaagtAGAACTTTTGTTGAATATAATTCCTTAAAATTAGCATTAAATG gGATATGTCAACTATATGAACAAgcaataaaagaaaatgacCCATCAGTGCAAAggataacatataatatgaatgatttgtttttataCATCGATAACGTACAAAAAATGACTATAATGTT attTCACCAACCCACATGGACGTACAAGCCTCACGacaaaaaatggataaagCAAAAATTAGTTGAACATATTAAAGATCAGATTGgccaataa